The Pseudanabaena galeata CCNP1313 genome includes a region encoding these proteins:
- a CDS encoding UDP-N-acetylmuramoyl-tripeptide--D-alanyl-D-alanine ligase encodes MTCICTISQAIAITSATVANIDENAQNKEIRGVISDSRKLKAGELFVALIGENFDGHGFVAQAIAQGAVAAIVSREWASSTAAAGLPVLAVDNTIAAYQDLARWWRSQFSNPVVAITGSVGKTTTKEIIASMLACYVTTADHRVHKSQANHNNDIGVAQTLLAIAPEQDDFVVVEMGMRGLGEIERLAKTALPTVSVITNVGTAHIGRLGSREAIAQAKCELLAETPPTGTVVLNASNPLLLETASKVWEGKTLTYGLGTGDINGELIDNQLQVEGLTWELPLPGRHNALNFLAGLAVLKALNLDWARTTQGLGKLDLPFGRAQLYELPQDVIILDETYNASPEGMLAALRQLADMPAKRHWAVLGTMKELGEMSTQLHRQVGEAISKLGIEGAIILTDGEADAILAGANGSLKYAIACQSYEDITQTLLQKVKSGDRILFKASRSVGMDQVVKAFRQTWQ; translated from the coding sequence ATGACCTGTATTTGTACGATTAGCCAAGCGATCGCCATCACATCCGCAACGGTTGCCAATATTGACGAAAACGCGCAAAACAAAGAGATAAGGGGCGTTATTTCCGATAGCCGCAAACTCAAAGCTGGAGAGTTGTTTGTGGCTCTAATAGGCGAAAATTTCGATGGTCATGGGTTTGTGGCTCAGGCGATCGCCCAAGGGGCAGTGGCGGCGATCGTCAGTCGTGAATGGGCTAGTTCCACTGCCGCCGCAGGTTTGCCTGTCCTAGCAGTTGACAATACGATCGCAGCCTATCAAGATCTAGCGCGTTGGTGGCGATCGCAGTTTTCAAACCCAGTAGTAGCGATTACTGGCTCTGTGGGCAAAACTACCACTAAAGAAATTATTGCGAGTATGTTGGCTTGCTATGTCACTACAGCCGATCATCGCGTCCACAAAAGTCAGGCTAATCATAATAATGATATTGGTGTAGCGCAAACCCTATTAGCGATCGCCCCTGAGCAGGATGATTTTGTGGTTGTAGAAATGGGAATGCGTGGTTTAGGTGAAATTGAGCGGCTTGCAAAAACGGCTTTGCCCACGGTAAGCGTAATCACCAATGTTGGGACGGCGCATATTGGGCGATTGGGATCAAGAGAAGCGATCGCCCAAGCTAAATGTGAACTTTTAGCGGAAACACCTCCCACTGGTACGGTTGTTTTGAATGCTAGTAATCCCCTTTTACTAGAGACTGCGAGCAAGGTTTGGGAGGGTAAAACGCTTACCTATGGTTTGGGAACTGGCGATATCAATGGAGAACTAATTGATAATCAGTTACAGGTAGAGGGTTTGACATGGGAATTACCCTTACCCGGTCGGCATAATGCTTTAAATTTTTTGGCAGGTTTAGCCGTTCTCAAGGCGTTAAATCTTGACTGGGCTAGGACTACTCAAGGGCTAGGGAAACTCGATTTACCCTTTGGCAGAGCGCAATTATACGAGTTGCCTCAAGATGTGATTATTCTTGATGAAACTTATAACGCTTCTCCTGAAGGAATGTTGGCTGCTCTAAGACAACTTGCGGATATGCCCGCCAAGCGTCATTGGGCGGTGTTGGGAACGATGAAGGAATTGGGAGAAATGTCTACTCAATTGCATCGTCAAGTCGGTGAAGCGATTAGTAAACTGGGAATCGAAGGAGCGATTATCTTGACCGATGGTGAGGCAGATGCAATTTTAGCAGGAGCCAATGGATCGTTAAAATATGCGATCGCCTGTCAGTCCTATGAAGATATTACACAGACGCTTTTACAAAAAGTCAAAAGTGGCGATCGGATTCTCTTCAAGGCTTCGCGATCGGTGGGTATGGATCAAGTGGTCAAAGCATTTCGCCAAACTTGGCAATAG
- a CDS encoding Uma2 family endonuclease, whose amino-acid sequence MLQIDLKHLPTSDELPDSDDTSVDNEDQNFLPNLLLFLLEYIWKSRDDWYFGVDMGIYHTTGVSPRIPRIPDGFLSLGVERRKNGGSRSSYVMWEEEYTAPILTLEVVSHSYGDEYEKKLDIYRKLGVKYYVIYNPQFWRRDGHLPFEVYTLVDGNYQLQIGEPLWMPEIGLGIGRCVLPSDRFRREVLSWFDDRGQRYLTTDEQADMESQRANFERQRANAENQKAQSEQLRADAAEKQVELLLAKLRSLGIDEE is encoded by the coding sequence ATGCTCCAAATCGATCTCAAACATCTCCCCACCAGTGACGAATTACCCGATTCTGATGATACGTCTGTGGATAATGAAGACCAGAATTTTTTACCAAATCTATTATTGTTCTTATTGGAATATATTTGGAAAAGTCGCGACGATTGGTACTTTGGTGTCGATATGGGTATCTATCACACCACTGGCGTGAGTCCCAGAATTCCCAGAATTCCCGATGGATTTTTGAGCTTAGGTGTGGAGCGGCGTAAAAATGGCGGTTCGCGTAGCAGCTATGTGATGTGGGAAGAGGAATATACTGCACCGATTTTGACCTTAGAAGTTGTCTCCCATAGCTATGGTGATGAATATGAGAAAAAGCTAGATATTTATCGCAAATTGGGTGTCAAATATTATGTGATTTATAATCCTCAATTCTGGCGGCGCGATGGACATTTGCCCTTTGAGGTTTATACATTGGTTGACGGTAATTATCAATTGCAGATTGGTGAGCCGCTATGGATGCCAGAAATCGGTTTGGGGATTGGGCGTTGTGTATTGCCGAGCGATCGCTTTAGGCGCGAAGTTTTAAGTTGGTTTGATGACAGAGGTCAGCGTTATCTCACTACTGACGAACAGGCTGACATGGAAAGTCAGCGTGCTAATTTCGAGCGACAACGAGCTAATGCCGAAAATCAAAAGGCTCAGTCTGAGCAACTACGGGCTGATGCTGCCGAAAAACAGGTGGAGTTGTTGTTGGCAAAGTTGCGATCACTTGGTATTGATGAGGAGTAA
- a CDS encoding TIGR03960 family B12-binding radical SAM protein: MPVPVEQLLNSEILKPARYLGNEFGAVHKPWEQAIVRWSLTYPEIYEVGASNLGHIILYSIINSQDGQLCDRAYLPAPDLSAKLRETKTDLFAVESKRSLREFDILGFSLSYELGATNVLEMFDLANIPMTWRERSELSIEECPLIFAGGQTATSNPEPYADFFDFFALGDGEELLPEIGEVLKACKLAGKDRRETLLALANEVNGVYVPAFYDMDEKTGAVTPNRSDVSPRALRRVATPMPEHSIGLVPLVETVHDRLVIEIRRGCTRGCRFCQPGMLTRPARDVEPEKVVDTIEKAIRETGYNEFSLLSLSCSDYLALPSVGVQIKNRFKDEHVTLSLPSQRVDRFDENIAHMLRSGDGRQQGLTFAPEAGTQRLRDVINKGLTDEELLQGVKTAYVEGWDKVKLYFMIGLPTETDEDVIGIVNTVEWLQNECSQKGRKKISFNLTISNFTPKPHTPFQWFTVSSGEFVRKQQLLRKEFRRLSGVKVNYTEVRISAMEDFVGRGDRRLGKVLYRAWQLGAGMDSWFENTEKAFGAWTQAIAEADLVWDAPSLKMEDALPWDHIDTGIDKQWLIEDWERAIAAQIVPDCSFGGCSHCGVCGPEFGHNEVIPPPEVPPISLEKPKVPPRVQRIRLKFGKLGDMSLISHLDLHRFFQRAARRAALPVAHTEGFNPLPRISIAKALPLGQTSSAEFVDFELTATMPIEEFQERFKAELDADLPIYAIEEVPVHAPSLDAMLEVAEYTLTCAFITPKERNAADIMDLLEGASYCVLAATSIQMPKVSKSGRNQMLELRDRLFAINVINPDPELPKIHFMGSCKPDSNLKPEYVVYMMNKYLAEEDEIKLVKVHRESMR; encoded by the coding sequence ATGCCCGTACCCGTTGAACAGTTACTTAACTCCGAAATCCTCAAACCTGCTCGTTATTTAGGTAATGAGTTTGGCGCAGTGCATAAGCCTTGGGAGCAGGCGATCGTGCGCTGGTCGCTGACCTATCCTGAAATTTATGAGGTGGGTGCATCAAACTTGGGGCATATCATTCTTTACAGCATCATTAATTCTCAAGATGGGCAACTTTGCGATCGCGCCTATCTCCCCGCACCTGACCTCTCAGCAAAACTCCGCGAAACCAAAACAGATTTGTTTGCTGTCGAGTCTAAGCGATCGCTGCGGGAATTTGACATTTTAGGCTTTAGTCTTAGTTATGAACTAGGCGCAACCAATGTTTTGGAAATGTTTGACCTTGCCAATATTCCCATGACTTGGCGAGAAAGGAGTGAGTTAAGTATAGAGGAATGTCCTTTAATCTTTGCAGGGGGACAAACTGCCACTTCTAATCCTGAACCCTATGCGGACTTTTTTGATTTCTTTGCCCTTGGTGATGGTGAAGAACTATTACCTGAAATTGGCGAAGTTCTCAAAGCCTGCAAATTAGCAGGGAAGGATCGCCGTGAAACTCTCTTGGCGCTTGCCAATGAGGTTAATGGTGTCTATGTGCCAGCATTTTATGACATGGATGAGAAAACGGGCGCAGTTACTCCCAACCGTAGCGACGTTTCTCCCCGTGCGTTACGGCGGGTGGCTACACCAATGCCTGAACATAGTATTGGCTTAGTTCCCCTCGTGGAAACAGTTCACGATCGCCTCGTCATCGAAATTAGAAGAGGCTGTACTCGCGGCTGTCGCTTTTGCCAACCTGGGATGCTCACCCGTCCCGCCCGTGATGTCGAGCCTGAAAAAGTTGTCGATACCATTGAGAAAGCCATTCGTGAAACAGGATATAACGAGTTCTCTTTGCTTTCCCTATCCTGTTCCGATTATCTCGCCTTACCATCGGTAGGCGTACAGATCAAGAATCGCTTCAAAGATGAACATGTGACGCTCTCATTGCCTAGCCAAAGAGTCGATCGCTTTGATGAGAACATAGCCCATATGCTGCGTAGTGGTGATGGTCGTCAGCAGGGGCTAACCTTTGCCCCTGAAGCGGGAACCCAACGCTTGCGGGATGTGATTAATAAGGGCTTGACCGATGAAGAGCTATTGCAAGGTGTAAAAACTGCCTATGTTGAAGGTTGGGATAAGGTCAAACTCTATTTCATGATTGGCTTGCCGACGGAAACCGATGAAGATGTGATTGGTATCGTTAATACAGTGGAATGGCTCCAAAATGAATGCTCGCAAAAGGGAAGGAAGAAAATCTCCTTTAACTTGACTATTTCTAACTTCACGCCCAAGCCTCATACACCTTTTCAATGGTTCACTGTCTCTAGTGGTGAGTTTGTGCGGAAGCAGCAATTACTTCGCAAGGAGTTTCGTCGTCTCAGTGGAGTGAAAGTGAACTATACCGAAGTTCGCATCAGTGCGATGGAGGACTTTGTTGGGCGTGGCGATCGCCGTTTGGGTAAAGTGCTGTATCGTGCTTGGCAACTGGGTGCAGGTATGGACTCATGGTTTGAAAATACCGAAAAAGCTTTTGGCGCTTGGACACAGGCGATCGCCGAGGCAGATCTAGTTTGGGATGCACCATCGTTAAAAATGGAGGATGCTTTACCTTGGGATCACATTGATACGGGTATCGATAAACAATGGTTGATCGAAGATTGGGAAAGAGCGATCGCGGCTCAGATCGTTCCTGACTGTTCCTTTGGTGGTTGTTCCCATTGTGGAGTCTGTGGCCCTGAATTTGGACATAACGAGGTGATTCCACCGCCCGAAGTGCCGCCTATTTCTCTAGAGAAGCCCAAAGTACCGCCCAGAGTTCAACGCATCCGCCTCAAGTTTGGCAAATTAGGCGATATGAGTCTAATTTCTCATCTAGACCTGCATCGATTCTTCCAACGTGCGGCTAGGAGGGCTGCTTTGCCTGTTGCTCATACTGAAGGTTTCAATCCATTACCACGTATTTCCATCGCGAAGGCTCTGCCGCTCGGTCAAACTAGCAGCGCTGAGTTTGTGGATTTTGAGCTAACAGCAACTATGCCCATTGAAGAATTTCAAGAACGTTTCAAAGCAGAATTAGATGCGGATCTGCCAATTTATGCGATCGAAGAGGTTCCTGTTCATGCGCCTTCTTTGGATGCGATGCTCGAAGTGGCTGAATATACGCTCACTTGCGCCTTTATTACGCCAAAAGAACGTAATGCGGCGGATATTATGGATTTGCTAGAAGGTGCGAGTTATTGTGTGCTAGCAGCAACTTCGATCCAAATGCCGAAAGTCTCGAAATCAGGTCGCAATCAGATGTTGGAATTACGCGATCGCTTGTTTGCGATCAATGTCATCAACCCAGATCCTGAGTTGCCCAAAATCCATTTTATGGGAAGTTGTAAGCCTGATAGCAATCTCAAACCTGAGTATGTGGTCTATATGATGAATAAGTATCTTGCAGAAGAAGATGAAATTAAATTAGTCAAAGTTCATCGCGAATCGATGCGCTAA
- a CDS encoding GIY-YIG nuclease family protein: MAKLTLPQACFLIHHKIPLSQVFDATGMKKKEYQKVMKDLGMTIAIGLNPCTARERHTLKDKYGHCVQCETNNFAFQKRYNELGFIYVASSESIGLVKIGTAKDTAKREYSLNNVGYGGCNDWKIQFTQQYEKMGRIEFDVHQSLKTYSVSKEYWRQGNPVECSELFNCSVELAIKTIEDNILRYR, from the coding sequence ATGGCTAAACTAACTCTACCGCAAGCTTGCTTTCTAATTCATCACAAAATACCTTTATCTCAAGTCTTTGATGCGACGGGTATGAAAAAGAAGGAATACCAAAAGGTAATGAAAGATTTGGGTATGACTATTGCGATTGGATTAAATCCTTGTACAGCAAGAGAAAGACATACTCTTAAAGATAAATATGGTCATTGCGTTCAATGTGAAACTAATAACTTCGCTTTTCAGAAACGTTACAACGAGTTGGGATTCATTTATGTTGCAAGCTCTGAGAGCATTGGATTAGTAAAAATTGGTACAGCAAAAGATACTGCAAAAAGAGAATACAGTCTGAATAACGTCGGATATGGTGGTTGTAATGATTGGAAAATCCAATTTACTCAACAATATGAGAAAATGGGTCGCATAGAATTTGATGTGCATCAATCTTTGAAAACTTACAGCGTTTCTAAAGAGTATTGGAGACAAGGTAATCCAGTTGAGTGTAGTGAGCTTTTTAACTGTTCAGTTGAATTAGCCATCAAAACTATTGAAGATAATATTTTGCGGTATCGATAA